In the Enterococcus wangshanyuanii genome, one interval contains:
- a CDS encoding helix-turn-helix transcriptional regulator — translation MPKKKNSSFESSIHVYRAMQRMTQQELADKVGVSRQTIIQLERNRYNPSLLLAHDIADVFEVPIEQIFTFKRINQDVEA, via the coding sequence ATGCCGAAGAAAAAGAATAGTAGTTTTGAATCCAGTATTCACGTATACAGAGCAATGCAACGTATGACCCAACAGGAGTTAGCTGATAAAGTAGGGGTCTCACGTCAAACGATCATTCAATTAGAACGGAATCGCTACAACCCTTCACTTTTACTGGCGCATGATATCGCTGATGTTTTTGAAGTCCCGATTGAACAAATTTTTACTTTTAAACGAATAAATCAAGATGTTGAAGCTTAG